From Chloroflexota bacterium, a single genomic window includes:
- a CDS encoding 4-vinyl reductase gives MESIPKSGFYYPNKFALIMLEALEDVMGKNGLNAILNLASLGDLIENFPSDNLNKEFDFSDISATNLALEEMYGPRGGRGLALRAGRATFDDALKNFGALAGAGDLAFKVLPLEAKLHIGVPAMAKIFSQMSDQISTVESREHDFIYTIHRCPVCWGRSGEDKPVCFVAAGLLQAGLKWVSGGKEFRVNESKCVAMGHDVCEFVIQKKPLD, from the coding sequence ATGGAATCGATTCCCAAAAGCGGTTTTTACTATCCGAATAAATTTGCATTAATCATGCTTGAAGCCTTAGAAGATGTGATGGGCAAAAATGGTTTAAATGCCATTTTAAATCTTGCAAGTCTGGGTGATTTGATCGAAAATTTTCCTTCAGATAATCTCAATAAGGAGTTTGATTTCTCAGATATTTCTGCAACGAATCTGGCGTTGGAAGAAATGTATGGGCCGCGCGGTGGACGAGGGTTGGCTTTACGTGCCGGCAGAGCTACTTTTGACGATGCTCTGAAAAATTTTGGGGCGCTGGCAGGAGCAGGAGACCTGGCATTCAAAGTACTCCCCCTTGAAGCAAAACTCCATATCGGGGTTCCTGCAATGGCAAAAATTTTCAGCCAAATGAGCGACCAAATATCTACGGTTGAATCACGGGAACATGACTTCATTTATACAATTCACCGTTGTCCCGTCTGCTGGGGACGCAGCGGTGAAGATAAACCAGTATGCTTTGTCGCGGCCGGATTGCTACAAGCTGGACTTAAGTGGGTATCGGGTGGAAAAGAGTTCCGCGTAAATGAATCGAAATGCGTCGCCATGGGGCACGACGTATGTGAATTTGTTATCCAGAAAAAACCTTTAGACTAG
- a CDS encoding response regulator, producing MEEQSRILIIEDDLDVAEMLEAYFNVQGYNVATANWGEDAVKTSQLQPPDLIILDIRLPDIDGYEVARRLRNNRRTENIPIIFLTEKRTRADRLQGLELGADDYITKPFDIQELRLRVRNALQRSSQDVINNPVTGFPEGALVDERLSECLLREDWAILSISLAHLDIFRNAYGFIASDDVLRAVSLMIHNAVRNLGNTSDFVGHITTAQFFVITNLDNLVELGNRIRTRVEQSFDYFYPLKDRDTAKDQTQKLGLKFGTILPKHGPFATTEELKEKIVQHS from the coding sequence GTGGAAGAACAATCGCGAATACTCATAATTGAAGACGACCTAGATGTTGCCGAAATGCTTGAAGCTTATTTCAATGTTCAAGGATACAACGTTGCCACAGCAAACTGGGGAGAAGATGCCGTCAAAACTTCTCAACTCCAACCACCAGATCTCATAATCCTTGACATTCGCCTGCCCGACATTGATGGTTATGAAGTAGCTCGGCGGCTGCGCAACAATCGCCGTACCGAGAATATCCCCATCATCTTCCTAACTGAAAAACGAACGCGCGCAGACCGACTACAGGGGCTTGAACTTGGTGCGGACGACTACATCACAAAACCTTTTGATATTCAGGAATTACGCTTACGAGTACGCAACGCACTTCAACGCTCTTCACAAGATGTCATCAACAACCCCGTTACCGGATTTCCAGAAGGCGCACTCGTAGATGAACGTTTGAGTGAATGTCTTCTACGGGAAGACTGGGCTATTTTATCTATTTCACTCGCCCATTTAGATATTTTCCGCAATGCATATGGTTTCATTGCCTCAGACGATGTTTTACGAGCCGTTAGCCTGATGATTCACAATGCTGTCCGCAATCTGGGCAACACATCGGATTTTGTAGGACATATCACAACCGCGCAGTTCTTTGTCATCACCAATCTGGATAATCTGGTTGAACTTGGCAATCGCATTCGCACACGCGTGGAACAATCTTTCGATTATTTTTACCCTCTCAAAGACCGCGATACGGCCAAAGACCAGACTCAAAAATTGGGGCTGAAATTTGGCACTATTCTACCCAAACATGGCCCCTTCGCTACTACAGAAGAGCTTA